Genomic window (Polaribacter batillariae):
CAAAGAAATAACCAACACCAAACCTTTCTTCGGTGGTTACCAAATTGTTTTCTGGTAATAAATATGATGTATTAGCATCATAATCTCCTACAAGTCTTTCAACCCTACCCAAAGTTACTCCTGTAGATAGTATTATTCTTTCATCTTTTCCAAAAGAAATACCTAATCCTGCTAAAAATTGAAATTCTTGTGCTTCTTTTAACAAGGCACCAAAGCTAAATAGGTACGAATAATTTTTTTCAGACCTATATTTTAAATTCATTAAAGTACCAAAACCATAATCTAAATTTCCTAAATCTTTTTGTCTAATAAACTTCTTTCCTTCATTTCCTTCAGTTAAATCGTCTTTTGTGTAAAATTTATCGTCCAAAAGGCTGCTAAAAAATAAACCTCCACTAAAATCGATTTTAAAGCCACCTGTAATCCACACTCTGTAAGAATAAGTATCTATTAAATCATTGGTTTTTTTATCATAAATTTCAAGAATAACTTCAACTAAATCGATATTTTTTCCATTTACATCAATAGGTAATGTGTAATTACTAAAACTAATATTTTTTAATTTATTTAAATTTTCTTTTATAGTAGAAAATGTATTCTCTAAAATAGTAATGGTTTTACCTAAGGAAGCGTCTTGGTAATTTTCAACATTATTCTCGGTCTCTAATACCGAAAGCTCTTTTTTAAAATCATAATAAGACTTAATAAATTCATTTACTTCATCTTTAAAAAAGGCCTCGTTTAAAGATTGTAAATTCGAATTATTAATCATAAAAAAGTTTACTTCATCTAGTAACTGATTAATATTGTCTTTTAGATTTAGTAGTTTTACTTTTATTTTTTTTGCCTATCTTCTTTAATAAATTTAATAGCGGTTTCTTTATTTATTAATAATTGATTGTTTTTAATCTTAAAATCTTCAAACAAAAATTCATCTACACGCACACTATCAACTTTCGATAATTTACCGTGTTTTAATCTAGTATCTTTTTTAGATTTATTTAAAAAAACATCAGGATTTGTTTCAAATTTATTTTTTATAAGAGCATTAATACTATCTAAACTTTCTTCTTCGATTGTTTTTATAACTTGAGGGGAATTTGTTTCTTTAGGAAATAAATCTGTAGTAGAAGAGTCAACAAAAAGATTTATATTATTCTTTTTTAATTTGTAAGAATATTTTAATGGATTTCCATTCACGAGTTCAAATATAATGGGTTTTTGTAATTTGATGTAAGTTGTTTTTTCCATTAGAAATTTTTAAACTATTTTCATGCGGCTTGCTTAAATCTATTGAAATTATAGTAGGTTTTATAAAATTATCTTGAGAATAAAAAGCAAAAGAAATTAAAGTGAACAGTAAAAAGAGTGAATTTTTCATAATTTTAAAGTTTTGGTAGATTTTTGTAAACCTATTTAAAAAATTAAAATGTATAGATACCTATAATTAGGTATTTACAAAACACGGTTCATCGTTTTAGACTTAGAAACGGTTTCCTCCCACTCTTTATTTGCAATACTGTCTTTGGTTATGCCACCACCAACGTATATAGAAGCTTTGTGATTGTTTATTTTCATACAGCGTAAATTCACAAATAAATGGGTTTCTTTTTTTCCTTTTTTAGAAGAATTAAAATTGATTTCTCCTAAAAAACCAGTATAAAAACTTCGTTGATAGTTTTCATTTTCTAGAATAAAATCTTTTGCCACATTTCTTGGCAAACCACAAACAGCAGGTGTTGGGTGCAAAGCAGCAATAAGTTCTTTTAATGTAGATTTTTTATTTAAATTTCCAGAAACCTTTGTTCTTAAATGCAGTAAACTGCCTGCTTTTATAGTTTCTGTTTTATTAATTTTTAGTGAATTTGCAATGTTTTTTAACTGTTGCTTAATAAAATCGGTTACCAATTGCTGCTCTTCTAATTCTTTTGATTTCCAAACAATATGTTCGTTCGAGTTTGCAACTTGTGTACCTGCTAAAGACATGGTATTAAAAACTGCTTGTTCTACTTCTAACAATGTTTCTGGAGTTGCACCCAACCACAAACCTATTTTTGGATGATACCAAACATACACAAATGCATTGTTGTAAGTCGATAAGAGTTTTTTAAAAACGTTTATCAAAACAAATTTTTCTAAAAAAACCAATTCTTCTCTCGAAATTACTACTTTTTGCATGGTTCCCATTTTTATGGAATCAATGGCTTTTTTAATAATTTTTATATGATTTTCTTTGGAAGAATGGCTAGAAATAAAAGGCTCTTTTACAGAAGTATCTATTTTTAATTCGAGCTTTTCTTGTAAGAATTCTGCATTTTCTTTTGGAAATAGTATGGTGTTTTCTTCATTATTAAAAGGTGCAAACACAAAACCGCTTTCGTTATAATTTTTAGAATAATGCAATGCATCATCTTTCATAAAAAAAGCAGAAATTTCTGTACTATTAGGCTTTCTGTAGGCTACAAAAGGCTTTTTTGTAGAGTAAGAAGCGTGTATTTTATCAAAAATAAGATTCAATATTCTTGTTTTTTAAATTATTGAATTTATTTTCTTTTTTCTAAAACAATATTTGTCATTTTAGCAACAGAAATTAAGTTACGATCTTCATCTACAATTGTAACTTCCCATAAATGAGTGGTTTTTCCTTTGTGAACATTTTTTGCAGTAGCAAAAACAACACCTTCTCGCTTGCTTTTAATATGGTTTATCGAAAGCTGAATTCCGTTTATAAATTGAGATTTGCTATCAATAAAAAAGTTAGAAGCTGCACTTCCTACACTTTCTGCAAGCGCTGCAGTTGCGCCTCCATGTAATTGCCCATAAGGCTGATGCACTCTCGAATTTACAGACATTTTTGCTGTTAAAAAATCTTCGCCAACATCAACATATTCGATATTAAGTGTTTCCATAAGCGTGTTTTTAGAACGCTCGTTAAATGCTTTTAAAATTTTAGAATTATCCATAACCTCTAATTATAGTGTAAAAGTACGTATAAAAAATTGTATTTTTGCAATCGAAAAGCTTACACATTTTATGTACAAAATACGCGTAATTTTAGATACAAAAGAAGATATTCTAAGAACCATTCTTGTAAATAACACCTTTAATTTAGAAGATTTACATTTTACGATTGCCCAATCTTTTGGTTTTAACGGACAAGAAATGGCTTCTTTTTATAGAACGGATGATGAGTGGAACCAAGGTGAAGAAATTCCGTTATTTAATATGGCAGAAGCTGGTGAAGGCATTTCTATGAAAACCTGTACTTTGGTAGAAACTTTGCCTGAAGAAAACCAAAAATTAATTTATGTGTACGATTTCTTAAAAATGTGGACTTTTTATGTAGATGTTGTAGAAATTACTTCAGAAATTAAAAAAGATTTGCCTGAAATTGTACTTTCTGTTGGAGAAATTCCTGATAAAGCTCCCGAAAAAGAATTTATTGCAGACAAGTTAGACAGCGATTTCGATGATGAAGATGACGAATTCGATCCTTTCGACGATTTCGATTTTAATGAGTATTAATTTTTAGCTATAGTACTCATTTTAAATTGATGTTTCTGCCAAAGACTAAGACTGCCAACTGAATACTGAATACTGAATACTGAATACTTAATACTTAATACTTAATACTTAATACTTAGTACTTAAATTTGTAACAATTTTAAACTTTAGTCGTCTTATTGCAACTATAACCAACTAAACACAATTTTCTTTGGAAACAATACTATCTTTAAAAAATCTCGACAAAAAATACGGTGCTGTTCATGCAGTAAACAATCTTTCTTTTGACATTCAAAAAGGAAATGTTTATGGTATTTTAGGCCCAAATGGAAGTGGAAAATCAACTACTTTAGGCATTATTTTAAACGTTGTAAACAGAACTTCTGGAGAATTTTCTTGGTTCGATGGCAAACTTTCTACCCACGAAGCTTTAAAAAAAGTAGGTGCAATTAT
Coding sequences:
- a CDS encoding isochorismate synthase gives rise to the protein MNLIFDKIHASYSTKKPFVAYRKPNSTEISAFFMKDDALHYSKNYNESGFVFAPFNNEENTILFPKENAEFLQEKLELKIDTSVKEPFISSHSSKENHIKIIKKAIDSIKMGTMQKVVISREELVFLEKFVLINVFKKLLSTYNNAFVYVWYHPKIGLWLGATPETLLEVEQAVFNTMSLAGTQVANSNEHIVWKSKELEEQQLVTDFIKQQLKNIANSLKINKTETIKAGSLLHLRTKVSGNLNKKSTLKELIAALHPTPAVCGLPRNVAKDFILENENYQRSFYTGFLGEINFNSSKKGKKETHLFVNLRCMKINNHKASIYVGGGITKDSIANKEWEETVSKSKTMNRVL
- a CDS encoding PaaI family thioesterase; translated protein: MDNSKILKAFNERSKNTLMETLNIEYVDVGEDFLTAKMSVNSRVHQPYGQLHGGATAALAESVGSAASNFFIDSKSQFINGIQLSINHIKSKREGVVFATAKNVHKGKTTHLWEVTIVDEDRNLISVAKMTNIVLEKRK
- a CDS encoding IS1096 element passenger TnpR family protein; the protein is MYKIRVILDTKEDILRTILVNNTFNLEDLHFTIAQSFGFNGQEMASFYRTDDEWNQGEEIPLFNMAEAGEGISMKTCTLVETLPEENQKLIYVYDFLKMWTFYVDVVEITSEIKKDLPEIVLSVGEIPDKAPEKEFIADKLDSDFDDEDDEFDPFDDFDFNEY